A section of the Thermus antranikianii DSM 12462 genome encodes:
- a CDS encoding response regulator transcription factor, translating to MEPPLILIVEDEKDIARFIELELQAEGYRTEVAYDGITGLSRFREVNPNLVILDLMLPVMDGIEVAKRIRKTSNVPILILTAKDRIEDKVEGLDAGADDYLVKPFSIEELLARVRAHLRRVSPAITGEIRVADLIINLEGREVFRSGRRIELSNKEFELLELLAKNPGKVFSRYEIEEKVWPGYQGGSNVVDVYIGYLRKKLEAAGERRLIHTVRGVGYVLRED from the coding sequence ATGGAACCCCCCCTCATCCTGATCGTGGAGGACGAAAAGGACATCGCCCGCTTCATCGAGCTGGAACTGCAAGCCGAGGGCTACCGCACCGAGGTGGCCTACGACGGCATCACCGGCCTTTCCCGCTTCCGGGAGGTGAACCCCAACCTAGTGATCCTGGACCTGATGCTTCCCGTCATGGACGGGATCGAGGTGGCCAAGCGCATCCGCAAGACCTCCAACGTGCCTATCCTCATCCTCACCGCCAAGGACCGCATCGAGGACAAGGTGGAAGGCCTGGACGCCGGGGCCGACGACTACCTGGTGAAGCCCTTTTCCATAGAGGAGCTCCTGGCCCGGGTGCGGGCCCACCTGCGCCGGGTGAGCCCGGCCATCACCGGGGAGATCAGGGTGGCGGACCTCATCATCAACCTCGAGGGCCGGGAGGTTTTCCGAAGCGGGCGGCGCATAGAGCTTTCCAACAAGGAGTTCGAGCTCCTGGAACTTCTCGCCAAGAACCCCGGGAAGGTCTTCAGCCGCTACGAGATCGAGGAAAAGGTCTGGCCTGGCTACCAGGGGGGAAGCAACGTGGTGGACGTCTACATCGGCTACCTGCGCAAGAAGCTGGAGGCCGCGGGGGAAAGGCGTCTCATCCACACGGTGCGGGGCGTGGGGTACGTGCTCCGCGAGGATTGA
- a CDS encoding sensor histidine kinase, protein MTLRSRITLLTAGLLLATLLVLGIALEGLLRGFLYRSLRQELLEASNQVVRLLNLGGQALLEAGLPASLYAELQLLPEENPALLAREGGISLQKSPALGSQRLLLKEADYRTLLERGEAWAYTELPREGPPLKLLVYARRVEVSLAGTVWQGALLVGKPVESLESTLSQFARIYAGTALLVLLLSILLARNLVARALEPLEWVARRAEAITTRPEPLPEPEGRDEVATLVRALNGMLSRMQQAFLAQTRFLQDASHELRTPITAILGHVGFLLRRTPLTEAQRESLEVVKREAERMGKLVSDLLELSQSGTWRMEPAPVKVLDLLEEVKEEFAKSFEGEIEVEAPPELWVQGDPDRLHQVLANLLSNAIKAKAQHIWLRAFDLGEKVVVRVEDDGEGIPKEHLPHLFERFYRVDKARDRERGGSGLGLAIVKAILEAHGGEIWVESEVGKGTAFSFSLPSTAPPPPPR, encoded by the coding sequence ATGACCCTGCGCTCCCGCATCACCCTCCTCACCGCAGGCCTCCTCCTGGCAACCCTTTTGGTGCTGGGGATAGCCCTGGAAGGCCTCTTGCGGGGCTTCCTCTACCGCTCCCTGCGCCAGGAGCTTCTGGAGGCCAGCAACCAGGTGGTCCGCCTTCTGAACCTGGGCGGCCAAGCCCTTTTGGAGGCCGGGCTTCCCGCAAGCCTCTACGCGGAACTCCAGCTTCTTCCCGAGGAAAACCCCGCCCTTTTGGCCCGGGAAGGGGGAATTAGCCTCCAGAAAAGCCCCGCCTTAGGAAGCCAGCGCCTTCTCCTAAAGGAGGCGGACTACCGTACCCTTCTGGAGCGGGGCGAGGCCTGGGCCTACACCGAGCTGCCGCGGGAAGGACCCCCCTTAAAGCTTCTGGTTTACGCCCGCCGGGTGGAGGTCAGCCTGGCGGGAACCGTGTGGCAGGGAGCCCTCTTGGTGGGGAAGCCCGTGGAAAGCCTGGAGAGCACCCTCTCCCAGTTCGCCCGCATCTATGCGGGTACGGCGCTTCTCGTGCTCCTCCTCTCCATCCTCCTGGCCAGGAACCTGGTGGCCCGGGCCCTCGAGCCCCTGGAATGGGTGGCCCGGCGGGCCGAGGCCATCACCACCCGCCCCGAACCCCTACCCGAACCCGAGGGGCGGGACGAGGTGGCCACCCTGGTGCGGGCGTTAAACGGCATGCTTTCCCGGATGCAACAGGCCTTCCTGGCCCAGACCCGCTTCCTCCAGGATGCCTCCCACGAACTCAGAACCCCCATCACCGCCATTCTGGGCCACGTGGGCTTCCTGCTGCGCCGCACTCCCCTCACCGAGGCCCAGCGGGAGAGCCTCGAGGTGGTGAAGCGGGAAGCGGAGCGCATGGGAAAGCTGGTGTCGGACCTTCTGGAGCTCTCCCAAAGCGGCACTTGGCGTATGGAACCGGCGCCAGTAAAGGTGCTGGACCTCTTGGAAGAGGTCAAGGAGGAGTTCGCCAAAAGCTTCGAGGGGGAGATTGAGGTGGAAGCCCCCCCGGAGCTTTGGGTGCAAGGCGACCCGGATCGGCTCCACCAGGTCCTGGCCAACCTTCTTTCCAATGCCATCAAGGCCAAGGCCCAGCACATTTGGCTCAGAGCCTTTGACCTGGGGGAGAAGGTGGTGGTGCGGGTGGAAGACGACGGGGAAGGCATCCCTAAGGAGCACCTTCCCCACCTTTTTGAGCGCTTCTACCGGGTGGACAAGGCCCGGGACCGGGAGCGGGGGGGGTCGGGGCTGGGCCTCGCCATCGTGAAGGCCATCCTCGAGGCCCACGGGGGGGAGATCTGGGTGGAAAGCGAGGTGGGCAAGGGAACGGCCTTCAGCTTCTCCCTTCCTTCAACCGCGCCACCGCCTCCTCCACGCTGA
- a CDS encoding DUF2089 domain-containing protein — translation MVMKPVPVRCPACEAPLAVKALFCPSCGTEVHGRFQLNEFALLSKEHLDFLRLFVKARGNLKEVERILGVSYPTVRARLDALLKALGYEAAEEGEDRLEVLEALRRGEISVEEAVARLKEGRS, via the coding sequence ATGGTGATGAAACCCGTTCCCGTGCGGTGCCCAGCCTGCGAGGCTCCTTTGGCGGTGAAGGCCCTTTTTTGCCCCTCTTGCGGCACCGAGGTGCACGGCCGCTTCCAGCTGAACGAGTTCGCCCTTCTTTCCAAGGAGCACCTGGATTTCCTCCGGCTTTTCGTGAAGGCCCGCGGCAACCTGAAGGAGGTGGAGAGGATCCTCGGGGTTTCCTACCCCACGGTGCGGGCGCGGCTGGACGCTCTCCTTAAGGCTCTGGGCTACGAGGCCGCAGAGGAAGGGGAAGACAGGCTTGAGGTGTTGGAGGCTTTGCGCCGGGGGGAGATCAGCGTGGAGGAGGCGGTGGCGCGGTTGAAGGAAGGGAGAAGCTGA
- a CDS encoding SHOCT-like domain-containing protein, which translates to MEEKGRILEMVRSGEIGVEEALALLEAVEEPRPRAQAPARLLRVRIQANDKGKPVRVHVNLPLALAELLEKFLPEEAKLTLEDRGVHLKDLLRLVREGVPEGKLVEIEKEEEGNPVQVLVEVV; encoded by the coding sequence ATGGAGGAAAAAGGGCGCATTCTGGAGATGGTGCGTTCCGGGGAGATTGGGGTAGAGGAAGCCTTGGCCCTACTTGAGGCGGTGGAGGAACCCAGGCCCAGGGCGCAGGCCCCTGCCAGGCTCCTCAGGGTGCGGATCCAGGCCAACGACAAGGGGAAGCCGGTTCGGGTCCACGTGAACCTTCCCCTGGCCTTGGCGGAGCTTCTGGAGAAGTTCCTGCCCGAAGAGGCCAAGCTCACCCTGGAGGACCGGGGGGTGCATTTGAAGGACCTCTTGCGCCTAGTGCGGGAGGGGGTGCCCGAGGGGAAGCTGGTGGAGATCGAAAAGGAGGAGGAGGGCAATCCGGTGCAGGTGCTGGTGGAGGTGGTGTGA
- a CDS encoding SHOCT-like domain-containing protein translates to MEDKRRILEMVREGVLTPEEALELLSVLEERELAGGERPPVEASQVFAPQGFRVQVQAFGASLEVVGVAGLEGLEAEGVGVTQEGGIPVYRVSLGEGRLRVPEGAEVMLLAKGSHVDLAGVVLKGRALGANLEGDRLLGLDLALSGGNLEAGLFLRDGEHRLEVRAGNAEIRFLPGSDLEVEAQVRLGGLEVAGPWRQVAASGGRRWSLGEGKAKLRARVAMGNLELEA, encoded by the coding sequence ATGGAGGATAAGCGGCGCATTTTGGAGATGGTAAGGGAAGGGGTCCTTACCCCGGAGGAGGCCCTGGAGCTTCTTTCCGTGCTGGAGGAAAGGGAGTTGGCTGGTGGGGAAAGGCCTCCTGTGGAGGCTTCCCAGGTTTTTGCCCCCCAGGGGTTTCGGGTTCAGGTGCAGGCGTTCGGGGCCAGCCTCGAGGTGGTGGGGGTGGCGGGGTTGGAGGGGCTGGAGGCGGAGGGTGTAGGGGTAACCCAGGAGGGCGGGATCCCGGTCTATCGGGTTTCCCTGGGCGAGGGGAGGCTTAGGGTTCCCGAGGGGGCCGAGGTTATGCTTTTGGCCAAGGGAAGCCACGTGGATCTTGCCGGGGTGGTCCTCAAAGGCCGGGCCCTAGGGGCCAACCTGGAAGGGGATAGGCTTTTGGGCCTGGACCTGGCCCTTTCGGGAGGCAACCTGGAAGCAGGCCTTTTCCTCCGGGATGGAGAGCACCGCCTGGAGGTGCGGGCGGGCAACGCCGAGATCCGCTTTTTGCCGGGTTCGGACCTGGAGGTGGAGGCCCAGGTGCGCCTGGGGGGCCTCGAAGTGGCGGGGCCTTGGCGGCAGGTGGCGGCCTCTGGCGGGCGGCGCTGGTCCCTGGGAGAGGGGAAGGCCAAGCTCAGGGCCAGGGTGGCCATGGGGAATCTGGAACTGGAGGCATGA
- the ccsA gene encoding cytochrome c biogenesis protein CcsA yields MTAVSLLALVGVLLLAVGLFWPRGLFLGAFLYLGAALADAFAKGFFSGPAQPALVLGGLLALRGESLLLRPRLTPLRRYLVLLAMLLGLFALKALPHPGGSLPLLLTLVHAGAFLVAYLALAVGVGAGVMCAMQDLRLRSVPEKALLSAPLWSLRRLEQGYLRVGYLAATLGLTSGMAWAWGYFGSPLALDPKEISVLLGWLGLTLYFLLEERLQGYPRMALLLLAYALLLFAFIGAPFLGSRHPSGLGF; encoded by the coding sequence ATGACCGCGGTTTCCCTGCTGGCTCTGGTGGGGGTTCTCCTCTTGGCCGTGGGGTTGTTCTGGCCTCGAGGGCTTTTCCTCGGGGCCTTTCTGTACCTGGGGGCTGCCTTGGCCGATGCCTTCGCTAAGGGGTTTTTCTCGGGTCCAGCCCAGCCCGCTTTGGTCCTGGGGGGGCTTTTGGCCTTACGGGGAGAGAGCCTCTTGCTTCGGCCGAGGCTTACCCCTCTCCGCCGCTACTTGGTTCTCCTGGCCATGCTCCTTGGCCTTTTTGCCCTCAAGGCCCTGCCCCATCCGGGGGGAAGCCTGCCCCTCCTCCTTACCCTGGTGCACGCCGGGGCCTTCCTGGTGGCCTACCTGGCCCTAGCGGTGGGGGTGGGGGCAGGGGTGATGTGCGCCATGCAGGACCTGCGCCTGCGGTCGGTGCCGGAAAAAGCCCTGCTTTCCGCTCCCCTTTGGAGCCTGAGACGGCTGGAGCAGGGTTACCTTCGGGTGGGGTACCTGGCCGCCACCTTGGGCCTGACCAGCGGTATGGCCTGGGCCTGGGGGTATTTCGGTAGCCCTTTGGCCCTGGATCCCAAGGAGATCTCCGTGCTCCTGGGCTGGCTCGGCCTCACCCTTTACTTCCTCCTTGAGGAGAGGCTTCAGGGCTACCCGCGCATGGCCCTGCTCCTTCTGGCCTATGCCCTTTTGCTCTTCGCCTTCATCGGTGCCCCTTTCCTGGGTTCCCGCCATCCTTCGGGCCTGGGGTTTTAG
- the hemA gene encoding glutamyl-tRNA reductase, translated as MALPLYLVGLSHKTAPVEVRERAALDPAVALPAALSTLGRAVVLSTCNRTEIYGVGSPKEAKALLLARGVEAHHLYQKEGIEVLRHLFRVAAGLDSLVMGEAQILGQVREALFLARKYGATESLLEKAFQSAIALGKRARSETGIGAGAVSVAYAALDLALAVYGDLTGLAVAVLGAGEMAELFLTHLKAHGVGRVLVVNRTVDKARVLAERFAGEAYGLEALPQVLRQADLVVASAASPHYLVHPEDLPRRSKPLFLIDIALPRNIDPRVGRLPQAYLYNLDDLRRVVEKNLKARQGEVPKVEALIEGAIGDYLEWYAGHRVREAIRALKGLAYKEVVREYPEADPLTWHKEAGRRAHPWILAVKARTKDFLQGPPCPGECPLLAFRPPRL; from the coding sequence ATGGCCCTGCCCCTTTACCTGGTGGGCCTTTCCCACAAGACCGCCCCCGTGGAGGTGCGGGAGCGGGCGGCCCTGGACCCAGCGGTGGCCCTGCCGGCGGCTTTAAGCACCCTGGGCAGGGCGGTGGTGCTTTCCACCTGCAACCGCACGGAAATCTACGGGGTGGGGAGCCCTAAGGAGGCCAAAGCCCTCCTCCTTGCACGTGGGGTGGAGGCCCACCACCTTTACCAGAAGGAGGGAATAGAGGTCCTGCGGCATCTCTTTCGGGTGGCGGCGGGCCTGGACTCCTTGGTGATGGGGGAAGCGCAGATCCTAGGGCAGGTGCGGGAGGCCCTTTTCCTGGCCCGGAAATATGGGGCCACGGAAAGCCTTTTGGAGAAGGCCTTCCAGTCCGCCATCGCCCTGGGCAAGCGGGCCCGGAGCGAAACCGGCATCGGGGCGGGAGCGGTGAGCGTGGCCTACGCGGCCTTGGACTTGGCCCTGGCGGTGTACGGGGACCTCACGGGCCTTGCCGTGGCGGTTTTGGGGGCGGGGGAGATGGCGGAGCTCTTTCTTACCCACTTGAAGGCCCATGGGGTAGGCCGGGTTTTGGTGGTGAACCGCACGGTGGACAAGGCCAGGGTCCTGGCGGAGCGGTTTGCAGGGGAGGCCTATGGCCTCGAGGCCCTTCCCCAGGTCCTGCGCCAGGCGGACCTGGTGGTGGCTTCCGCCGCCAGCCCCCATTACCTGGTGCACCCGGAGGACCTGCCGAGGAGGTCCAAGCCCCTTTTCCTCATCGACATCGCCCTGCCCCGGAACATCGACCCCCGGGTGGGCCGCCTACCCCAGGCCTACCTGTACAACCTGGACGACCTAAGGCGGGTGGTGGAGAAGAACCTCAAGGCCCGCCAGGGCGAGGTGCCCAAGGTGGAGGCCCTCATAGAGGGAGCCATTGGGGACTACCTGGAGTGGTATGCGGGCCACCGGGTGCGGGAGGCCATACGGGCCCTGAAGGGCCTGGCCTATAAGGAGGTGGTGCGGGAGTACCCGGAGGCCGATCCCCTTACCTGGCACAAGGAGGCGGGGCGTAGGGCCCATCCCTGGATTTTGGCCGTAAAGGCCCGAACCAAGGATTTTCTCCAAGGACCTCCCTGCCCTGGGGAGTGCCCGCTTCTGGCCTTCCGTCCCCCACGGCTATGA
- a CDS encoding uroporphyrinogen-III synthase: MVLLTRGKDKGLLDRLRALGIEAAEVALLEQVDLPGLEVLPGRLLQADWVAVTSKEGAKRLLWAWEKVGRPLLKVAAVGEGTGEVLRQGGLSPAFVPSRATAKDLAATFPPAQRVLFVAGDLAGKDLEEGLWARGVAVERLEVYATRERVLSPEELALLERAQVVAFFSPSAARAYARKTPRRPKAACIGPSTAEEARQLGFAVWEAPKPGLEGLFQAILRALS, translated from the coding sequence GTGGTCCTGCTCACCCGCGGGAAGGATAAGGGGCTATTGGACCGGCTCCGCGCCTTGGGGATTGAGGCGGCGGAGGTGGCCCTTTTGGAGCAGGTGGACCTGCCGGGCCTCGAGGTCCTTCCCGGAAGACTCCTCCAAGCGGACTGGGTGGCGGTCACTTCCAAAGAGGGAGCTAAGAGGCTCCTTTGGGCCTGGGAAAAGGTGGGAAGGCCCCTTCTCAAGGTGGCGGCGGTGGGGGAGGGAACGGGGGAGGTGCTGCGCCAGGGGGGGCTATCCCCTGCCTTCGTCCCTTCCCGGGCCACGGCCAAGGACCTGGCGGCAACCTTTCCCCCGGCCCAAAGGGTGCTCTTTGTGGCGGGGGATCTGGCGGGGAAGGATTTGGAGGAAGGCCTCTGGGCCCGAGGGGTGGCGGTGGAGCGATTGGAGGTGTACGCTACCCGGGAGAGGGTGCTTTCCCCTGAGGAGCTGGCGCTTTTGGAAAGGGCCCAGGTGGTGGCCTTCTTCAGCCCAAGCGCCGCCAGGGCCTACGCCCGGAAGACCCCTAGGAGGCCCAAGGCGGCCTGCATCGGCCCCAGCACGGCGGAAGAGGCCAGGCAGCTAGGCTTTGCCGTGTGGGAGGCACCGAAGCCGGGCCTGGAAGGGCTTTTTCAGGCCATACTTCGGGCGCTCTCATAG
- a CDS encoding carboxymuconolactone decarboxylase family protein, translating to MSVRQAIWGEKQGAIEASLKEVDEDLFRYIRDFAYEEVLARPGLDLKTRELLAITALIALGSPKELATHLEGALRVGATEEEVRETILQSALFLGFPRALAAMKLFHKVLKGRGPAHPREG from the coding sequence ATGAGCGTGCGGCAGGCCATCTGGGGGGAGAAGCAAGGGGCCATTGAGGCAAGCCTGAAGGAGGTGGACGAGGATCTTTTCCGCTACATCCGGGACTTCGCCTACGAGGAGGTCCTGGCCCGGCCAGGGCTGGACCTCAAAACCCGGGAACTCCTGGCCATCACCGCCCTGATCGCCCTGGGTAGCCCCAAGGAGCTGGCCACCCATCTGGAGGGGGCTTTACGGGTAGGCGCCACCGAGGAGGAGGTGCGGGAAACCATCCTGCAGTCCGCCCTTTTCCTGGGTTTCCCTCGAGCGTTGGCCGCCATGAAGCTCTTTCACAAGGTCCTTAAAGGCCGTGGTCCTGCTCACCCGCGGGAAGGATAA
- a CDS encoding HAD family hydrolase encodes MTRAVLFDVGNTLILASPRFWLLPFLEERGLKPRRDPKAAALAAFRFYEDHHLKARDLETALGLWREFHRRLFTGMGLEEHAEALSRELVENWRNPRFWPVVPGAEATLQALKERGYALAVVSNWDATLPEILEVVGLRPYFQHLSVSALSGVAKPDPRLFQEALEALGVAPEEAVHVGDSEADWVGAQGAGVKPLLFDPLGENPQALHRLEGVLDYLP; translated from the coding sequence ATGACCCGGGCGGTGCTCTTTGACGTGGGCAACACCCTCATCCTGGCAAGCCCCCGGTTTTGGCTCCTGCCTTTTTTGGAGGAGCGGGGCCTTAAGCCCAGGAGGGATCCCAAGGCGGCAGCCTTGGCGGCATTTCGCTTCTATGAGGACCACCACCTAAAGGCCCGGGATCTGGAAACCGCCCTGGGGCTTTGGCGGGAGTTCCACCGCAGGCTCTTTACAGGGATGGGCCTCGAGGAGCACGCCGAGGCCCTGAGCCGGGAGCTGGTGGAAAACTGGAGGAACCCCCGGTTCTGGCCCGTGGTTCCCGGAGCCGAGGCCACCTTACAGGCCCTGAAGGAGCGGGGCTATGCCCTGGCGGTGGTGTCCAACTGGGATGCCACCCTGCCGGAGATCCTGGAGGTGGTGGGCTTAAGACCTTACTTCCAGCACCTTTCGGTGAGTGCCCTTTCCGGGGTGGCCAAACCCGATCCCAGGCTTTTCCAGGAGGCCCTCGAGGCCCTGGGCGTGGCTCCCGAGGAGGCGGTGCACGTGGGGGACTCGGAGGCCGATTGGGTCGGGGCTCAGGGGGCTGGGGTTAAACCCCTCCTCTTTGATCCCCTGGGGGAGAATCCCCAGGCCCTCCACCGGCTGGAGGGGGTGTTAGACTACCTGCCATGA
- a CDS encoding YceI family protein has product MRWLVWTLALLVPSLAQSFEVVSGEARYRVREQLAQVGIADAVGTTQAVKGQVALQGTRATGEFVVDLRELRSDQQRRDNYLRQNTLQTDRFPTATFRPKEVKGLPSPLPQRGRFPVQVVGDLTIRDVTQEVVWEGEVEFSGEEVRVRLKTEFPFERFQLTPPRVPILLSVENRIRLEVDLSLRRK; this is encoded by the coding sequence ATGCGATGGCTCGTATGGACCCTGGCATTGCTGGTTCCCAGCCTGGCCCAAAGCTTTGAGGTGGTTTCCGGGGAAGCCCGCTACCGGGTGCGGGAACAGCTGGCGCAGGTGGGCATCGCCGATGCCGTGGGCACCACCCAGGCGGTAAAGGGGCAGGTGGCCCTCCAGGGCACCAGGGCCACGGGGGAGTTCGTGGTGGACCTGAGGGAACTCCGAAGCGACCAGCAGCGGCGGGATAACTACCTCAGGCAAAACACCTTGCAAACGGACCGCTTCCCCACCGCCACCTTCCGGCCCAAGGAGGTGAAGGGCCTTCCTAGCCCCCTGCCCCAAAGGGGCAGGTTCCCCGTGCAGGTGGTGGGGGACCTCACCATCCGGGACGTGACCCAGGAGGTGGTGTGGGAGGGGGAAGTGGAGTTTTCGGGGGAAGAAGTGAGGGTTCGGCTCAAGACCGAGTTCCCCTTTGAACGGTTCCAGCTCACCCCGCCCCGGGTGCCCATCCTCCTCAGCGTGGAAAACCGCATCCGGCTGGAGGTGGACCTCAGCTTGAGGCGAAAATGA
- a CDS encoding intradiol ring-cleavage dioxygenase has translation MKRRTLLGFFLSLPLARAQCPPTPPLTEGPYYLREVPRRRDLREGLPGIPLRLTLRVQDRTCQPLGGVRVDLWHTDALGRYSGVNAPGVFCRGWQPTDHQGQVEFLTLFPGWYPSRTPHLHLRVEAGGRSFATQLFFPEEVQRQVYAQPPYAERGMPRIGNRQDMLFRADLLLALKPEGEGYGGSFVLTLPF, from the coding sequence ATGAAACGGCGCACCCTGTTAGGATTTTTCCTCTCCCTCCCCCTGGCGCGGGCCCAGTGCCCGCCCACCCCGCCCCTCACGGAAGGGCCCTACTACCTTAGGGAGGTACCCCGGCGGAGGGACCTGAGGGAAGGGCTTCCCGGAATCCCCCTTCGGCTTACCCTCCGGGTGCAGGACCGCACCTGCCAGCCCCTTGGGGGCGTGCGGGTGGACCTCTGGCACACGGATGCCCTGGGGCGCTACTCGGGGGTGAACGCCCCCGGGGTCTTCTGCCGGGGCTGGCAGCCCACGGACCACCAGGGCCAGGTGGAGTTTCTCACCCTCTTTCCCGGCTGGTACCCAAGCCGTACCCCCCACCTGCACCTCCGGGTGGAGGCGGGAGGCAGAAGCTTCGCCACCCAGCTTTTCTTCCCCGAGGAAGTCCAGCGCCAGGTCTACGCCCAACCCCCCTACGCGGAAAGGGGGATGCCCCGGATCGGCAACCGCCAGGACATGCTCTTCCGGGCCGACCTCCTCCTGGCCCTGAAGCCCGAAGGGGAAGGTTACGGGGGAAGCTTCGTCCTTACCCTGCCCTTTTAG
- the purB gene encoding adenylosuccinate lyase yields the protein MVPRYQTPEMAELWSEENRYRMWALVEAYALEAWEALGQVPKGLSQRLLEHLKEHPLDARFAQRVAELEEVTRHDLVAFTRALVEWTGDEEVGRYLHLGLTSSDIVDTAQNALLVRALDLILEELREVQEELKRLALRYKHTPAIARTHGVHAEPTSFGLRFLSFHAAFERDKERLKRAQKTIGVAMISGSVGNYAHVPPEVEAHVARRLGLSPEPLSTQVVPRDRHAEVLAALAILGGNLERVAVELRHLQRTEVLEAQEPFREGQTGSSSMPHKKNPVGLENLTGMARLLRGYLGPSLENIALWHERDISHSSVERVILPDATTASHYALRRLKGILEGLVVSEANLKRNLDLTRGLVYSQQVLNALIAQGLPRDRAYAIVQRNALRSWEEGRSLAELLEEDPENPLKGERLKALFDPAPFLKHVDAIYARFGL from the coding sequence ATGGTCCCCCGTTACCAGACCCCCGAGATGGCCGAGCTATGGTCGGAGGAAAACCGCTACCGCATGTGGGCGTTGGTGGAAGCCTATGCCCTCGAGGCCTGGGAAGCCCTGGGCCAGGTGCCCAAAGGGCTTTCCCAAAGGCTTCTTGAGCACCTAAAGGAGCATCCCCTGGACGCCCGCTTCGCCCAGAGGGTGGCGGAGCTGGAGGAGGTCACCCGCCACGACCTGGTGGCCTTCACCCGGGCCCTGGTGGAGTGGACCGGGGACGAGGAGGTGGGGCGCTACCTGCACCTGGGCCTCACCAGCTCGGACATCGTGGACACCGCGCAAAACGCCCTTTTGGTGAGGGCCTTGGACCTGATCCTTGAGGAGCTACGCGAGGTCCAGGAGGAGCTCAAGCGCCTGGCCCTCCGCTACAAGCACACCCCGGCCATCGCCCGCACCCACGGGGTCCACGCCGAGCCCACCAGTTTCGGCCTCCGCTTCCTGAGCTTTCACGCTGCCTTTGAGCGAGACAAGGAAAGGCTTAAGCGCGCTCAGAAGACCATCGGGGTGGCCATGATCTCGGGCTCGGTGGGCAACTACGCCCACGTTCCCCCAGAGGTGGAGGCCCACGTGGCCCGGCGGCTTGGCCTGAGCCCAGAACCCCTTTCCACCCAGGTGGTGCCCCGGGACCGGCACGCGGAGGTGCTGGCCGCCCTGGCCATCCTGGGGGGGAACCTGGAGCGGGTGGCGGTGGAGCTTCGCCACCTCCAGCGCACAGAGGTACTGGAAGCCCAGGAGCCTTTCCGGGAAGGCCAGACGGGAAGCTCCAGCATGCCCCACAAGAAAAACCCCGTGGGTTTGGAAAACCTCACCGGGATGGCCAGGCTCCTTCGGGGATACCTGGGCCCCTCCCTGGAAAACATCGCCCTGTGGCACGAAAGGGACATCTCCCACTCCTCCGTGGAACGGGTCATCCTCCCTGACGCCACCACCGCCAGCCACTACGCCCTGAGGCGGCTAAAGGGCATCCTGGAAGGCCTGGTGGTTTCTGAGGCAAACCTCAAGCGGAACCTGGACCTCACCCGGGGCCTGGTCTACTCCCAGCAGGTGCTGAACGCCCTCATCGCCCAGGGTCTTCCCCGGGACAGGGCCTACGCCATCGTGCAACGCAACGCTCTAAGAAGCTGGGAGGAGGGCCGAAGCCTCGCCGAGCTTTTGGAAGAGGACCCGGAAAACCCCCTAAAGGGGGAAAGGCTTAAGGCCCTCTTTGACCCTGCGCCCTTCCTAAAGCACGTGGACGCCATCTACGCCCGCTTTGGGCTTTGA
- a CDS encoding Uma2 family endonuclease, with product MALSLDLLRPIGERELWLLSERNPGYQFERSPEGRLWVSPTGGQSGRRSLQLAYQLARWNEERGLGVVFDASTGFKLPGGAILSPDASWVEKKRWEALSEEEKEGFPPLVPDVVFEVRSSSQGIEELRAKMALYLKEGARLGVLVDPYTRTVEVYRPGKEPERFEGVDTLSLEPELPGFALQLAPLW from the coding sequence ATGGCCCTATCCCTGGACCTTCTGCGCCCCATCGGGGAAAGGGAGCTTTGGCTGCTTTCGGAGCGCAATCCCGGCTACCAGTTTGAGCGGTCGCCGGAGGGGAGGCTTTGGGTGAGTCCCACAGGAGGGCAAAGTGGTCGGCGGAGCCTCCAGCTGGCGTATCAGCTGGCCCGCTGGAACGAGGAAAGGGGTCTGGGGGTGGTCTTTGACGCCTCCACGGGGTTCAAGCTACCGGGTGGGGCCATCCTGTCCCCGGATGCTTCTTGGGTGGAAAAAAAGCGGTGGGAGGCTCTGTCGGAGGAGGAGAAGGAAGGATTCCCTCCTTTGGTTCCGGACGTGGTCTTTGAGGTGCGTTCCTCCTCGCAAGGGATAGAGGAGCTCAGGGCCAAGATGGCCCTTTACCTTAAGGAGGGAGCGCGCCTGGGGGTGCTGGTGGACCCTTACACCCGGACCGTGGAGGTGTACAGGCCGGGAAAGGAGCCGGAGCGCTTTGAGGGTGTGGACACCCTTTCCCTGGAACCGGAACTCCCGGGCTTCGCCCTCCAGCTGGCCCCTTTGTGGTAA